The following coding sequences lie in one Sesamum indicum cultivar Zhongzhi No. 13 linkage group LG9, S_indicum_v1.0, whole genome shotgun sequence genomic window:
- the LOC105170131 gene encoding chaperone protein dnaJ 20, chloroplastic-like, which translates to MMSAHLVSTAEPTLHFCAKPTNSVTANVISSISFSSQVATSRISVRNRSRPGRARIQAFYAPVETRETLYQVLGITETGSSYSEIKKAYKEMARKYHPDVSPPERVDEYTRRFILVHEAYETLSNPEKRASYDRDLAAGSGLGCSAGRKSRQYHQGMEEKREWKYRWEVQVDELKRRRENSNSRSRVSWGARMRSQTS; encoded by the exons ATGATGAGCGCTCACTTAGTTTCAACCGCTGAACCAACCCTCCACTTCTGTGCAAAGCCCACAAACTCCGTCACAGCAAACGTTATCTCCAGCATTTCCTTCAGTTCCCAGGTGGCGACATCAAGAATTTCAGTCAGAAACCGGTCCAGGCCTGGCAGAGCCCGGATTCAGGCCTTTTACGCGCCGGTGGAAACCCGGGAGACACTGTACCAAGTGCTGGGAATTACGGAGACGGGAAGCAGTTATTCCGAGATAAAGAAGGCGTACAAGGAGATGGCGAGAAAGTACCACCCTGACGTTTCCCCACCGGAGAGAGTGGACGAGTACACGAGGAGGTTTATTCTGGTGCACGAGGCTTATGAAACGCTGTCTAATCCGGAGAAACGAGCTTCGTACGATAGAGATTTGGCTGCGGGGTCCGGGTTGGGGTGTTCAGCTGGCAGAAAATCTCGACAGTATCATCag GGAATGGAGGAAAAAAGGGAGTGGAAATATAGGTGGGAAGTTCAAGTGGATGAACTGAAGCGACGGCGAGAGAATTCGAATTCCAGATCCAGAGTGTCTTGGGGTGCTCGAATGCGCAGCCAAACCTCATGA